A window of Nocardioidaceae bacterium genomic DNA:
ACGACAGCCTCGTCCGGGCCGTGGCCTCGGGTCGACGACGAGGCGTCGAGCGGCCTGCGTACGAGCGGGTCGACGTGCGGCCGATCGATCTGCGCACCGGACCCCATCTGCAGTTCGCGGCGACCGCGGGCGACCAGGTCCTCACCTCCAACCACGCCCTCGGCGACGGCAGCGGGGCCGCGCAGCACGCGGTCGAGCAGCTCCTCGCGCAGCCGTGGGGCAACTGGCACGTCGAGACCACCAGTGAGATCCGGCAGCTGCGGGTGACGAAGAAGGGCGACGCGCAGGTCTCGGTCTCCACGCAGACGGCACCGGTCGTCGTCGACCGCTCCCACGACCGCGTCAAGCAGCGGCTGCTGAGCCCCGACCACCCGGTGCTGCGCACCCTGGGCATCTCCGACGCCCAGGGGCGGGTCAAGCCGACGCGGCAGGCGAAGTACCGGCAGGTCGAGGAGATGCTGCGGCTGCTCGCCCCCGCGCTGACCGAGGCGATCGCCGCGGGCCGGGTGCGCACACCGACGCCGCAGGAGCCGCTGCGGGTGGCCGACCTGGGCTGCGGCAACGCCTACCTCACCTTCGCCGCGTCCGCGCACCTGACCGAGGTGCTCGGCCTCCCGACCCGGGTCATCGGAGTCGACGTCAAGCAGCAGTCCGCCGATCACAACACGCAGGTGGCCGCCGAGCTGGGCATCGACGCCGAGTTCGTCGTCGGCACCATCGCCGAGGCGCGCGTGGACCCGGCGCCCGACGTCGTGCTCGCCCTCCACGCCTGCGACACGGCCACCGACGAGGCCCTCGCCCGGGCCGTGCACTGGGGTGCGGGCCTCGTGCTCGCCGCGCCCTGCTGCCACCACGACGTCGCGGCCCAGCTGCGTCGCGGTCGCGACGAGGCGCCCGCGGCGTACGCGTCGGTGCTGCGCCACGGCATCCTGCGCGAGCGCTTCGCCGACACGCTGACCGACGCGCTGCGGGAGAACCTGCTGCGCCGGGCCGGCTACCGGGTGGAGGTCGTGGAGTTCGTCGAGTCGGCCCACACGCCGCGCAACACCCTGCTGCGGGCCGTGCGGCGTACGGACCCGCGGGCGGCCGAGCAGGACCAGCAGCTGCAGGAGGCGTACGAGCACCTGGTCGGAGCCTGGTCGGTGCGTCCGCGGCTCGCGGAGCTGCTGGATGGGTGACCCGCGGGCCCGGCTCGTCCGGATCGTGGCGGTCGCCGTCGCCGTCGCCGTTGCCCCGGTGCTGGGGCCCGCCGTGCCGGCGTACGCCGAGAACGACCGGGCCCGCACCGAGTTCACCTGGCCGGACGAGCGCATCAGCGAGTCCAGCGGGCTGGCCTTCGCCGGTGACCTGCTGGTGACGACGAACGACTCCGGTGACGACGCCGTCCTCTACGCCGTCGACCCCGACTCGGGTCAGCTGGCCGGGGTGACGTCCTACGACGTCGCTGCCGGCCTCGACCCCGTCGACGTCGAGGCCCTGGCTCCCACGCCGCGCGGTGAGGCCGTGTGGGTCGGCGACATCGGCGACAACGGGCGGACGCGCTCGACCGTGGTGGTGCACCGTGTGCCGATCGCAGCGGGGGACCGCACGGTCGCGGCCCGCAGCGTCGTCCTCGCCTACCCGGACGGGGCGCACGACGCCGAGACGCTGCTGAGCGATCCGCGGACGGGCCGCCTCCACGTGGTCACCAAGGCGCTCTTCGGCGGCACCGTGTACGCCGCGCCGCGGGACCTCTCGCCGTACGTCGCCGATGCCGAGGGACGGCCCGCCTCCGGTGAGCCGGGGCTGCTGCGCGAGGTCGGACGGGTGCCCGGCTTCCTCACCGACGGGGTCCTGCTGCCGCGCGGCGCCGGGGTGCTGCTGCGCGACTACGCCGGGTCGACCGCGTACACCTGGCCCGAGCTGGAGCGCCTCACCCCGGTCGGCCTGCCGGCGATGCGG
This region includes:
- a CDS encoding SAM-dependent methyltransferase, encoding MASRTLPLADALAEVAEALSAHDSLVRAVASGRRRGVERPAYERVDVRPIDLRTGPHLQFAATAGDQVLTSNHALGDGSGAAQHAVEQLLAQPWGNWHVETTSEIRQLRVTKKGDAQVSVSTQTAPVVVDRSHDRVKQRLLSPDHPVLRTLGISDAQGRVKPTRQAKYRQVEEMLRLLAPALTEAIAAGRVRTPTPQEPLRVADLGCGNAYLTFAASAHLTEVLGLPTRVIGVDVKQQSADHNTQVAAELGIDAEFVVGTIAEARVDPAPDVVLALHACDTATDEALARAVHWGAGLVLAAPCCHHDVAAQLRRGRDEAPAAYASVLRHGILRERFADTLTDALRENLLRRAGYRVEVVEFVESAHTPRNTLLRAVRRTDPRAAEQDQQLQEAYEHLVGAWSVRPRLAELLDG